A window of the Penaeus monodon isolate SGIC_2016 chromosome 11, NSTDA_Pmon_1, whole genome shotgun sequence genome harbors these coding sequences:
- the LOC119579104 gene encoding integumentary mucin C.1-like: MPIDGCSCTAARALPSDHEAEDLHAQTRQTKSQCLFNGQLRWGGAVLDRIDENCVKLVCKSVAGAQNYPELQTTSGCTCTQQSSTTTSTTTTPTTTSTTTPTTTTSTTTTPTTTSTTTPTTTSSTTTTPTTTTPTTTTPTTTTSTTTTPTTTTSTTTTPTTTTSTTTTTTSTTTTPTTTTTTSTTTTPTTTTTTPTTTTTTTTPITSSTTPTTPRTTKMATPPTTTLTTSTTTTVTTTTPTTTTTTPTTTTTPTTTTPSTITTTPTTTTPTTTTPTTTTPSTTTTAPTSTTTPATTLTIAVPTMTTPTTTEDATVKACQEETTTEAPTTTVSVTDTTEACVGTV; this comes from the exons ATGCCCATCGACGGATGCAGCTGCACCGCCGCCAGGGCTCTCCCGAGCGACCACGAAGCGGAGGACCTCCACGCCCAGACCCGCCAGACCAAGAGCCAGTGTCTGTTCAACGGCCAGCTCAGGTGGGGCGGCGCCGTCCTCGACCGGATCGACGAGAACTGCGTCAAGCTCGTCTGCAAGAGTGTGGCCGGCGCGCAGAATTATCCCGAGTTGCAGACAACGTCGGGCTGCACCTGCACTCAGCAAT CATCCACGACCACGTCAACTACAACCACACCAACTACAACCTCAACCACAACACCAACTACAACCACGTCAACTACAACCACACCAACTACAACCTCAACCACAACACCAACTACGACCTCCTCAACTACAACCACACCAACTACAACCACACCAACTACAACTACACCAACTACGACCACCTCAACCACAACGACACCAACTACAACCACGTCAACTACCACTACACCAACAACGACCACTTCAACCACAACTACAACCACATCAACTACAACTACACCAACTACAACCACAACTACATCAACTACCACTAcaccaactacaactacaactacacccactaccaccacaaccacaaccactccCATTACATCTAGTACAACACCTACAACACCACGAACAACAAAAATGGCCACACCTCCGACAACCACACTAACTACATCAACAACTACCACAGTAACTACAACCACTCCAACTACAACCACAACTACACCAACTACAACCACGACACCAACTACAACCACTCCATCTACAATCACAACTACACCAACTACAACCACTCCAACCACAACTACACCCACTACAACTACACCATCAACTACGACAACGGCCCCTACATCAACTACAACCCCTGCAACTACACTAACTATAGCAGTCCCTACTATGACAACCCCAACAACCACGGAAGATGCCACCGTCAAGGCCTGTCAGGAGGAGACGACAACCGAAGCCCCCACAACCACAGTGTCAGTTACTGACACCACCGAAGCTTGCGTCGGCACCGTGTGA